The sequence ACGCGCTGCCGGAACAGTCCCACCACCCACAGTCGGGGGACGCCGAGTAACGCGGCCGGATGCCCACCCCCATCGACGCCTCGCGGGAGCGGACCTGCGTCAGATGCAACACCCAGTTCACCGAGCGTGCGGGACGACTCACCCGAATCTGTGATCGGTGCCGGCGGCGCACACCGGACGCCCACGACGCCACCGCCGACGGGACCGTCGTGGGCCGCCGCCGCGAACGGACCTGCATCCGCTGTGACTCCGGCTTCACCGAGGGGTCGGGCGAGATTTCTCGCCTCTGTCCGGCCTGTGACTCCGATCACGTCCTGCTGGAGTGAGGAGACGTTAGCGGTAGGAGGTGCGCAGAATGTCAGCGACGGCGACGAGGGCAACGCCGACGGTAGCGGCGAGGCTGCCACCGACGGCGACGCCCGTCTTCACCAGCGTCCGGACGGCGGAACAGGAGAGTTCCAGACTCTCCGACCCCGACGCACCGACGACCATGGTCGCCTCGGGACCGCCACCGCAGGAGACGAGAAAGCCGACGGCCGCGCCGGTGATCAGATAGAGGAGGATCGGTACGAGTATCGTCACGCCGAGGAGGGCGCCGAGCCAGCCCAACACGTCTCGATACATGCGCCGACCAATCACGGCCGGATACAAAGGCGTCGCGGTCGGCACGGATGATCGGAACCGGATCCTTTTTATTTTAGGTCCCCCTAAACACTTGCAATGCCAACCGGAACGCGGTCACAAGCGGACGACGAAGGGGAGCCGTCGCCGCCCGAGACGCCGACGGTGTCGGTCTGCGAGAGCTGTCCCGGTCGAACGGTCTTCATCGAATCCGGTAACACGGACGGCTGGATCGCCAGCGATCTAACGGTCGAACCGACGCAGTAACCGCCGAGACGTTCTGCGTGCCGTCTCCCGCCCGTGACGGACGACACGAGTGGTCTCCGAGAGTGCGGATGTCTCGATCATCCGGAGTTCGATGACGGTGCCCCGAAAGACAGTAAGGAGTGGGAGCCTGCGCTCGTAACAGGATCGAGTCGTGTCCAGAACTCGTAGCCGCGTGGCGCTCGCGGCCGTCGTGTACGTCGTCTTGCTCGCGCAGGTACTCCTCTATCCCGGCATCGATACGCTCGTCGCCGCCCTCGGTGCCGGCACGGCACTCGACGGGAGCATGTGGTTTCTGACGGCCGAGTTCGCCGCGTTCGTCGCCTTCGCCATCCCCTGGGGGGCCGCGAGCGACGCCGCCGGGCGGCGGGTGCCCTTCGTCGCGGCGGGCGCCCTCCTCGGCGGCCTGGGCTACGCGTCGCTCGCCCTCCTGCCGACGTTCGGAGAGCCCTCGTTCGGGGTCGTCCTCGCGCTTCGCGTCCTGCAGGGCGGGGCGACGGTCGGGGCGTTCTCGCTCGCGATGACGATGCTCATGGACCTGGAGGGCTCACACGGGCGGAACATGGGCGCCGCCGGCATCGCCATCGGTCTCGGGACGGCGACGGGCGCGCCGCTCGGGGGCGTCCTCTACGAACTCGGGGCATTGGTTCCGTTGGCCGTGGCGAGCGGCCTCTTCGTCGCCGTCGCCGCCGTCGTCCCGTTCGTCGTCGGCGAGGGAATCGAGGTCCGGGAACGAACGCGGTCGCCGTTCGACGGCCTCCGTCGCACGCCGGAACTCGGCCTCCCGTACGTGTTCGGCTTCGTCGACCGCCTGACTGCCGGATTCTTCTCTCTCGTCGGCACGCTGTATTTCCGGACGATCTTCGGGTTGAGTCCGGCCGCGACCGGACTGACGCTGGCGCTGTTTTTCGCTCCCTTCGCCCTCCTGCAGTACCCCTTCGGCGTCGTCTCTGACCGGATCGGACGGACCCTCCCCATCGTGGCGGGGTCAACGCTGTACGGCGGTGCCGTGATCCTCGTCGGCGCCGTGCCGACGGTCCGGGCCGCACAGGCGTCGATGGTGCTCGTCGGCGTCCTCGGCGCGCTCATGGTCCCGGCGACGATGGCGCTCGTGACGGACCTCGCAGACCCG comes from Haloplanus sp. XH21 and encodes:
- a CDS encoding MFS transporter, with amino-acid sequence MSRTRSRVALAAVVYVVLLAQVLLYPGIDTLVAALGAGTALDGSMWFLTAEFAAFVAFAIPWGAASDAAGRRVPFVAAGALLGGLGYASLALLPTFGEPSFGVVLALRVLQGGATVGAFSLAMTMLMDLEGSHGRNMGAAGIAIGLGTATGAPLGGVLYELGALVPLAVASGLFVAVAAVVPFVVGEGIEVRERTRSPFDGLRRTPELGLPYVFGFVDRLTAGFFSLVGTLYFRTIFGLSPAATGLTLALFFAPFALLQYPFGVVSDRIGRTLPIVAGSTLYGGAVILVGAVPTVRAAQASMVLVGVLGALMVPATMALVTDLADPSQRGVAMAGFNIFGSLGFLAGILVGGFAADAYGYPTAFLLVGCLELAVVAATIPAFLRLDVDTLSEGV